Proteins from one Periplaneta americana isolate PAMFEO1 chromosome 6, P.americana_PAMFEO1_priV1, whole genome shotgun sequence genomic window:
- the LOC138701566 gene encoding uncharacterized protein, whose translation MDSEICVPLEFLHGIGRFLSDDLVKEKLSLAVEKRRAYILQQLEPYIRQSGYSVSLSIGETGSENGASVEEEYEDPVQISRPVSSSSSSGLSDDSMKIFMPFGTLRSQTIKCGPLYRKEKVVFLEQWRRCAAGLQGHHMIFYSSERDAKPSSIINIEGYVARPAPQALTDPKKKGATFEIVCPGKRDYQFIARTAKDMDQWVAAICQASIQHIQMSSASFPIKTRHPTPEQNRIEDPALPDFKGDIYDDAGSLPKLNKSSEDVNYDPMEPEEEIYQDIPDVSRGGNSGEDSKHKSENKQMDKTPTLPPRRPLPSIPHEDLSDGESVYDDIGQHFNSIIYNNVGAGDKEPLLPLTSGGGHNEEEDIYDDAGVGYTSRFHDTIETKEKQSNIHNVTNFETTTPTQPNSSSEYMNCAGIRNKHKATEPQTTQPNSVRVNVKSDHSHVQKKLPHIQLNMSRANEESVSNHINNKPPAINQKPLKLTKSSNANSTKPHSTQLKESTNSFHVQGGDNETKTNQQCASKEKDIQNRIKQLQLTIASGNIPVGGHHPNYKPLTTVQPNESNLYKSMKSYNDTNTSSMPRPAGTNLHSNYKSTKPLKPNTSNLHNLMHNGEATNPASQSQPPPLPPRSYRKK comes from the exons GAATTGGGCGATTCCTTTCCGATGACCTTGTTAAGGAAAAACTATCTCTGGCCGTGGAAAAACGGAGAGCATATATTCTTCAGCAACTGGAGCCCTATATACGCCAGTCCGGATACAGTGTGTCTCTATCCATAG GTGAGACCGGGAGTGAGAATGGGGCCAGTGTAGAAGAAGAATACGAGGATCCAGTGCAGATCAGCAGGCCAGTGTCTTCATCCTCCAGCTCTGGTCTCTCTGACGACAGTATGAAAATCTTTATGCCGTTTGGCACTTTGCGAAGCCAGACAATCAAGTGTGGGCCATTATACCGCAAAGAGAAAGTTGTCTTCTTGGAACAATGGCGCAGATGCGCAGCAGGACTTCAGGGGCACCACATGATATTTTACTCCTCAGAGCGCGATGCCAAGCCCTCCAGCATAATCAACATCGAGGGTTACGTTGCCCGTCCTGCACCTCAGGCCCTTACAGATCCCAAGAAAAAGGGAGCAACATTTGAAATAGTGTGTCCTGGAAAGAGGGACTATCAG TTCATTGCGCGAACGGCGAAGGACATGGACCAATGGGTGGCAGCTATTTGTCAAGCAAGCATTCAGCATATTCAGATGTCGTCTGCCTCATTCCCGATCAAAACCAGGCATCCGACACCAGAGCAGAACAGGATAGAAGACCCTGCGCTCCCAGACTTCAAGGGCGATATATATGATGATGCTGGCTCACTACCCAAATTAAACAAAAGCAGCGAGGACGTGAATTATGATCCCATGGAGCCTGAGGAGGAAATCTATCAAGACATCCCAGATGTATCTCGAGGAGGGAACTCAGGGGAAGACTCCAAACACAAGTCGGAAAATAAACAAATGGACAAAACCCCAACACTACCTCCCCGTCGACCTCTGCCTTCGATTCCGCATGAGGACTTGTCGGATGGTGAATCTGTGTATGACGACATTGGCCAGCACTTCAACAGCATCATATATAACAATGTGGGTGCTGGAGACAAAGAACCTCTACTTCCGCTTACATCAGGTGGTGGGCATAATGAGGAGGAGGACATTTACGATGATGCCGGTGTGGGTTACACGTCTCGATTCCATGATAccattgaaacaaaagaaaaacagagtAATATTCATAATGTTACTAATTTCGAAACTACTACACCCACTCAACCAAACTCTTCCAGCGAATATATGAATTGTGCTGGAATCAGAAACAAGCACAAGGCAACTGAACCCCAAACTACTCAACCAAATTCTGTTAGGGTAAATGTAAAAAGTGATCACAGCCATGTccaaaagaaacttccacacatccAGCTAAATATGTCTAGAGCAAATGAAGAAAGTGTTTCAAACCATATCAATAATAAACCTCCAGCAATTAACCAAAAACCATTAAAGTTAACCAAAAGCAGTAATGCAAATAGCACAAAACCTCATAGCACCCAATTAAAAGAGTCTACGAACAGCTTTCATGTTCAAGGTGGAGACAATGAGACCAAAACTAACCAACAGTGTGCTTCAAAAGAGAAAGACATTCAAAACAGAATCAAGCAATTACAATTGACAATAGCGAGTGGAAATATACCGGTTGGCGGTCACCATCCAAATTACAAACCTCTGACTACAGTTCAACCAAATGAAAGTAATTTATATAAGTCTATGAAGAGCTACAATGACACAAATACATCGTCAATGCCTAGGCCTGCGGGAACTAATCTGCACTCTAACTACAAATCCACAAAACCACTGAAACCTAACACAagtaatttacataatttaatgCACAACGGAGAAGCTACCAATCCTGCATCTCAATCCCAACCACCTCCACTCCCTCCCCGTTCCTACCGCAAGAAGTag